taaacacaaacaaatatatatgttgGAAAATGAGAAAACTATTGTCTCTGTTTATGAATGAAATCTATAATGGGAAAAACTTCGTATATATAACTTGAAATAGtagtataaattttgaaaactatggttTTAAAgtcaatatattcaaaaaaggatatatatgagtatataaatgtatgtataaaaatcaATGTAGTTTTCAGTTAAATTTATGTGTCttcaatacaacaaaaaaagtgTACGATAAATAAAGTTGTTTCATTTGCTGAATAATATGTCACATCATCAAAGATTGGAATATTTAAGTCAAATGAGCaacaattttatgtatttaagattgtttttataacaatgttccttattgcacgttctaatttgtttgctaaaaccaaaaaatgtgcaacaaataaaaaccgGCATGTAGGCTTcataggaaactaaaacttttctaATCGATTCAGCTAGCCAATCGATTGCGATAAACTATCTATCAAATTGTAAcgtccaaaatttatgttttttttttaattcaaaaaattatgagttgtgagttaacagaagttaaagataatgatgataatttaaagtaagtacaaagaaattttatgtcataataaagaTCTTGATCCAGCCAAATGAAGGTTATATACGCATATATTGGGTTGaatactaaatcagaagtatgtcttttttatgtCAAACCGTGAACTATGGCCtcgatcatttaaaattttcgaacaatatttttgcgaaaaattatgtttatgaaGTCGATGCCATTATAATAAGTTTAacggctatgtgtgtgtgtctgtatgtctgtgaCATTGTAGTACCTAAAcgggtgaactgattttgaattttttcgtttcgtttgaaacatAATTTGATGGGGAGTATTCCTAGTTATTTTTCAagggcgagtttagggttccgaacCTGAAACGACTAAAAATTAAGCTtggatcttcaaaatcggttcaatttggagaaggctttaagaaaaaaggtactGTTATAGAGAATATTCTTAGATATGCTTAGGGTTCCGCACCTAACAAATGTCAggcgtttttaaattttgtaaattttatttgttagttAATTTAGGTTGACTTCGATCGCAAAACGTAATTGCTCTCAAGAAGTTATTAggagaactttttttatttttttaagttggtttctatttctattctttttattttttcaaaaacattttttatgaatagttagaagtataattaataaaaacccatatattttgtattgattCATTCATATAGAATTATAGCGttcaattatacaaataagATATCAATGCCAACCAATAACCAACACAAAggaacaacaaaataaatgattgcTTGCTGAAATGTAATTGTTATCATTAATTTTCTCTTattgtgtttcaaaaaaaagtatacttagCGTGTTGATGccatagaaattttataaaatgattttttgtctctttctttcatttaaattacaaacaatgAGCTGAACAGTAACActgtaaaaatacatattatgatataaaattttagtagatttttatcatcaaatttgaaaacacaggtgattatatttactgtgtttataaaaatttgtacaacaaGTAAAATAACaggattaattaagttaaataacATAAACTGGACGGATATATTTAGTGTATTAATTGTAAATGTATCATAAATACAACTGAATCGatttcaactttaatttagtaTCTTAGAAATGGTGGCTCTTAAGAAAAACagtgttttttatatttgattatctGATCTACCATTTACGCCTGggctaattttatgaaaaaacttaccgttttgctgaaaatagCGAAAAATCCGTACGACCTTTAACCCCGAGTGAATGTTTTTCCTGGTGTCGAATCAATGAGGATTTTTtggatttcatttatgatggtgttttgaacaatcttataaaatttgagctgcgtgcaaatttttataccttatCTATGGATATTTAATTTGACAGGATAATAAAGTACAATATTTAGTTTTCTCAGGTCTAAATATTACATGATCATTCTTCCTGAGAATGCGTAGACACTGATTTTTCTTAATCCGTGAAAAACTGCCAAATTTTTGgccttttttcagtttttacagtttaattaaaaaaactatgagcttttgataTTAGTTGatactatcattttgaaagtatattaaatttgaaacaattgaagccaacCCCCACCTAATCGTTTTTGAGATGCGATTCTTAAAAAATctacatggttttcagaaattttcaaattttgagtttCGCTTACGTTAACcgttaaaaatagaacaaaagtttaagggTGAGAAATgtttcttaatataaaaaaaattaacaacttttgtttgaattatttttcgtaaatatcctTGTCTATTCATGACGGAGCAAAATAAAGCAAAACTttttgtccattttctccaaaaatataaaagatagataaatgaaaaattgtagataacttcaactagtgaggcttatgaaaaattcatgaaaaaaaaacgtttaattaaaatgcaaaaactaaaatagtttttaaaaaattttacagtttttcacgtattacgcaggtagcacattttttttttgctctctAAACTTAGTTTTACACTACCTCAAGGGgtcaaaataacaaacaaaaaaaagcatatttatATAGTGCTTTGCGATTTTAATATAGAATATAACTGgcgtaaaatttgaaatcaaaaaaccgtttatggaatttgatattaagctgttacaaaataagTTTCGCTACTAGACGTTTGTTTTCGagacgaaattttttattttttactgtttataGAAGCATAATTAAAGGTTCGATTTTATTTTGCTAGACGAAATTTTCTGGCAGATTTTACAATATCGAAATCATATGATCCATAAAccattgtaaataaaatcatcCTAAATAGAaactcaattaataatattatattgactTTATATGTGTAAAATTAACGACGTgatgtatataatttaatttttggtacataatttatcataaaattcataattatttgaatgaaatgcGGGGAACACGTGTGATAAATGAACCGTATACAAACATATTACGTCCGTGCGTACGTAGATAGACACCTATATACTGTAGATATACCTACTgactgtataataaataatatattgatatataattttaaaattatcaactcACGACTGCATTcattcaatatataaattttatgttattgtcaaaatttagttaatcatcaaaaaattaataatatacaacgttttatttaaaaaataaaataaaattatttatgttcatttgtgttatttaatttctatacaatattatttcaccattatatcgaaatatatatacattttatttatagattgaaaaatgaaatctaTTCGACCATGTTATGCCTAATCGTATATAACTAGGGGTAAAAGATTGTCCCCATccactattattttatatcttttccCGAACTAATTAGGATTTGTTAATATTCACAGACCCAGATTTTTATCGTGCCCAATGCGATTTCCCATCAGCAATGCTTCTTCTTCTTCAATTACCTACTTAACTATTGACTACTTGATAGTATTAGGGAATAGACACGGCCAGTATATTTTTCGAAGTACTAAAAACACGTCGAATCGATTGTAGGGactaaaaaaatgattcctataataaaataatttcatttaaaagtgttttgcgATAAATAtactcgtttaaaaaaattgtcaacaCTTCAGAGTAGTGCATCATGATACATGACGTCATCTGTTATAACAATTTATAGTAAACCAAGGAGTTTATACAACTAGAGAACGCCAAGGCCCAAAACTTGCTTTATAAtaaactagctgggaactacccgctttgctgggcaacatccccacttgcacccctccctccacatttccttgcgttggataacagttttgtaatgtacacgtcatgctcttttatttgataccccacttaggtatatttgtaaatattcgatatttccttcccactttctaccctccgaaggttaaaaaaatttctaaatgtaatttaaaacattctgaccaagttttgaactattaaaagccataattgaaaatatgaattttttattcatgaacacccccgcaaccccccttgtgggtggaatttcgtaaaatccgttcttagctgacctctacttggcaaaaggaatattcctgccaaatttcaagtctctaggtcttatagttccagagatatcgtgatgagtgactatctatatctatagaaagtctcctatatgtatatttatagatttatagATTATAGATTGGAGAGAATTATATGAAACGTCTAATGATCTCAAATCAAACCATCATAGTGAAGTGGCCAGTTATTGTCGCAGAATGAAATTGGAATCAAATCTATCTACATTTTGGATCTATATCAAGATGCCCAATCTAATGTGTTGTAGCTTGAGTGTTCTTGTtagaaaacttataattttaaagacaataaagctaaactttttatcaaattaatgtAATCAGATTAGCTTTGAACAACGATCTACCTCGTAAAAtattacacttaaaaataaatcgttTCAGCTCAACTTAACTTTAAAGAAAGTTGCTACGTTTGGAAGCTAGAtgggttaatttaaaattttgaaaaatatttgttttttaatatttaaagtcaGACTTCACCTAAAATGTGACATGATAGCACAGATTTAGCagataaaattcaaatagataaaaGATGAAAAGATTTAGGTTTAGTTGTTTGATGTACTTGACGGGATTCGATTTATTGTCTAGGTTTCACGACATTTTGGcagttttaataattgaaagcAGTTTTAATATTGAACCGCGAAAAACTATGTTTAATCattgtttcaaagaaaaatatcatttatagaGTACGTATGATCATCACTCTGTTTCATATGATTAGTATTCAAATCGAAACCTCTTACACCGACGGTTCTGAAATGCACTTTGCTTTACATGGATTTGTTAACAAGTCAAAAGAACtgctttatgaaaaaattctgTTTTCTAAATACCTACCCTAATAACGTTAGTTttggatttgaaaaaatatctggacaattaatcataatttttcgtAATTCAGTTAATGGTCGatcataattgaaaattttaagtaaaccatGAGGTTAGATCAAGTCCGACACTGACGAAGTACTGATTTTcagatataacaaaatttgaattttttttacaaaatttgaaattaaaaaccaaTCAATTTCTAAACATAGCAACTTTGTATTAGAAGTAGTTTAGAGCTGTTACAAGTAAGACTCATACACCTGTTTAAAATAAGGCAAGAGGTTTTTTACACAATAAACCACTCATTTCGTGTGGAGTCGGCAGTAAGTACATCGTACCTGTCCTATCGCAATATTTATACTAgcatgatacccgcccgctgcgctgggttaaaaagtaaaaaacaccgctttgtGTCTTCACCtgtcttgctctcacttatcacCTTTCACTTATCCAaggtaaaattatatgtatagttATAATTCATTATGTATGTCAGAGAACCTTGAATAAACAAATGGacataaattgtatttcatacttttttacaaaaatatttcatgtatgCTGTACATTGATGTTCATAGAATGCGCagtgaaatgtcaaaaaatataatgctttttatatttttataaattatagctcgtgtattattctgatgtatgagctatattattgtaagtttaagtttcattaaaatcgattgaatagtttttgcgtgaaatcgttacaaacaaacaaacaaactcactttgtcatttataatacataggaatacaacaaattttacaTCGTTTTGCAATTAGTAGtcaatttatgaaaatgtgtatttcaattattatgataaaaattattatgcaaaaattaaaattgttcaaattatgattttgtgttattaaaattttaaataaaaatgaataaatttcaaatacattctattatgtttgtatttttatgttattagaaTATgagttaacaaataaattttattttttttatatataaaattgacacCGACCTAATTTTccattatgtaatatatttatgttttatttcatatacacgaAAGCAAAAAAGGCAAATTCAAAGATTTCAActacatatgaaaaaaaaaattataaacttaattttatcatatgAACGAacgatttatgaatatttttttatggctttgatgttatttttttatttcaaaaacatactatcaaaaataatttattatgagaATAAATATTCATGctgcttttcaaatttattgtcaaaaaaagaaaattcaaatgaaaatttggtCGTTAATGTTCAAGACTTGGAAATACTACCAGAAATtggttacaattattataactGTCATTGAGTCGAATAACGTAATTATTAGAAGAAAAACGGTGTACAAAATTGGATGAATCGTAGGGTGGGAAAACAATaggcataaaattaatttaattaataagtcaATTACAAAAAGAAACCAATTAGATGGTTACATGATATTTATAACCGCTGAAAAGTATCTAGTACTCGATTAATTTGTCaatgattttacaattttttttttttttagattcctattttctattatctgttcttaaaagaactataaataaAGCTAGTGACTAAGAGGTTGACTTGAGCGGTAATCTACCCACTGGTGATTACCTTAATATGCTTAAACTTAAGTAGGTACATGAATTGCCTTAATCTAAtgattatgttaaataaagCTTAGTTTTAAATCTAGCACATTTTGTCTGTTTAGTCTGCTCACAATGACTGTTTAAGACTAAATATTAAATCTAGAACGTTTAGTCTGTTTAGTCTGTTCACAATGActgttaaataaatgtaaatgttaaatCTAGCACGTTTAGTCTGTTTAGTCTGTTCACACTGTCACACTTGTCCAAGAGTTTGATCACTTCAGATTTTGGATGCAGCTCAATGCGTGCCAAGTATCTGTCACTGAAACGCGCAATTTCTTGACACACTGTGGTCACTTCGAGACCTAGGTGAATATCGTCATTACGCACATACCACGGAGAATCACTAATTGTTCGcaacacttttgattgaaatccTTGCAGGATAGGTCCACACAGGTTTAAGAATTGTTTTATACTCTAACACTTTATTGTTCAATTATAGCTtagaattttgacccaagagcCAGTATAAATTAGAAGATTTCAAGCTTAGCTGTTTTCTTTTCAACCAGATGTTTTTACGCCAAGTAAGTCTTCTATCACGGTGTATACCCAGatatttgacttattttgactGTAGAAAACTTACACCGTTCACTATAATAGCTGGACACGTTTCTTTTCTCAAAGTGAACGTTACTTGAACGGATTTTAACTCGTTAACTTGAATACGCCACTTATTCAACCAATACTCTATTTTATTGACTTGTCTGCAGTTTTTGAGAAGCGGAATTTTGATACACATCAATGGATACAATCTTAGTATCATCTGCAAATGTAGCTGTTATGTTTATGTCAGCGACCGGTAGATCCGcggtataaatttattaaagagttGGGCCCAGTACACTGCCCTAAGGTACACCAGATTGGATAGATTTTACAATGACTAGAAAAAACTACACTGTTGAATTGCATATAAAATGACGGCCGTAAGGTATTTTAATCATACTAACCCGCTGTGGCTCATTTACCACGTTTTTCGACTCTAGGGGACGTCATACTTGTATGCtagtaaaaagtaatttttaattggatTAGTATCCATTCCCCAgtctattaatatttttaagtaaatttgttcaaaacgtaaacgtaaaaaaatgttctccAAGAAAAAGATTTATAGCAGAttgtttggaaataaaataaaattcatagacAATTATATTAAACGGTCCGATGTAAAGTATTTAAGGATTAAGTGAAGTAATGCTATAgatcatttttcacattttaaaatttactattataattattatgtttttactttattatattattcttaaatataagtattgtgatcgaaaaaaaaaaaatcgatatcggggttttaacggaaatacacgttttgagggtccctgattccaaaaaagtggtttttaaaaaatgttgcgtccgtcggtatgtcggtgtgtcggtatgtctgttaccaagctgaacccttcaattttcaaccgatttttctcaaactcggtacataggttcagtttggtcataattccagatgattttgtcatttttgccctaggcctttttttaagggtacttccctctaggccaaaacaggatttttggggttttctcaaaaacggctctaacgatttcgattaaactgggcacaaggctagaccttaaggtcttcctaggattggtataagccacataaccgggaaaattcgagaaggctcACATCCTtgggaaaaacctttttttttgggttttctcaaaaatggctctaacgatttcgattaaacttaaCACAAGGTTACACCTTTAGgcgttcctaggattggtataagccacatatccgggaaactTCGGGAAGGCCCACAATCTtggaaagcttttttttttgttttctcaaagacggctctaacgatttcgattaaacttggaaCAAGGCTAGACCtaaaggtgttcctaggattgatATAAGCCACATGTCCGGGAAAATTCAAGAAGGCCCACATCCTtgggaaaaccctttttttttgggttttctcaaaaatagctctaaaaatttcgattaaacttgaaaCAAGGTTACACCTTAACGTGTTCCTAGAATTGGTATAATCCACATATCAGGGAAAATTCGAAAAGGCCCACACCCTtgggaaaaccttttttttgggcttttctcaaaaatggctctcacgatttcaattaaacttggcacaaggaTAAATcataaggtgttcctaggattggtataagccacgtatccgggaaaattcgagaaggccacaccctagggaaacatttcaaaatacagtaaaatgggattttctagggagtgaaacttcgtatcagggtttatatcaacaaggtcctaggtttgatataactaccCCTTCCCTTGGAGCCGAGGAGCtggagaaaaaaaacttaattaaaccaaattagtgaagttaagaaactaaagcttttccttgtttttaaataattcttacaataatatatcaattttataatataataaagtcttgtccgatgtttcggaccgtttattacAATTCTTGTTTAGATTGTTATAGAATGTTTTCTttagcataaattatatttgaaaaacattacTATTAAACTAATTGTGGGCCCACACGATACAGACTATTGTTTGTACAGATGTCTGTACAGACTGAAAGTAAATATGTTCATGTAAATATGATGACGAAATGTAAGTGATCATTATTATGGGAATACTTCCAACTTCCGTACTCAGACGTTTTCAACTCAGACTTTACCATCATTCCGACTTTTGTTTGCACTGATTTCTTGCGcagacaaaattctatagaagtctgtgtgaagttggtatcgtgaggaccaaccataaaagtttatatatagcacaacaaaattaaataaaaatcatgataAAAAAGACAAAAGTGTTGTATATTTGAAtctttccacagttgtttattagattttaaaatctaaatcgTTCGAAAAAATCTACATCTCAGAGGAGAACCTTTTTTTTTGGGGAGGGGGGTAACCCTTTTTGGTGggagttttaatcagttttttacaaattacaaaaaaatatgcatCAAATAAGAAAAAGCTCAAATTAAAGTTCTAGCTAATCCAATTtaccgagatatgccaattttaaatgGTGATATTTAGTTTAtgcaatcaaatgaaaaaggatCCGTCTTGGAAACCGTTAGAAgcagaacaaaagttaaaaattattcatttaaaaaaaattaataactttaattaaaattaatagtttgaaatagaaatttaattaaagaatttttaaaaataataatgaaggtGGATATGTTAGGGTAAAAACGAACTAAAGAAAACTGTTGTATTTGTAATGTATGAAAAATGGGTGTTATGTTATGTTgtgctattatttataaatatttatataaatatatgactcttatttacatgtataataattaaattgttttgaataattgaGTATAATATTAACTGATTATGTAATAAGTAGGCCACAACAATGCGtggccgggtcagctagtatatgttaatattcaaataaagtatcggaacattttaaattaaattttttctaaataaagataggaatgttaaaattctaaataaaataaaagaaactgatatttgctaataaataattttctatattttaattgtCGTCAATTTATAAAACCATATTTACATATTCATGTGTGATTGTATCCATTCAATGTATTCAGTGATACGGGTATAAATACCAGGTAAACCTTTAACAGCACATTGATGTCCCCAGGAAACAACACCAATTTGGAAGTATTGTGTGTGACCATCTTCACTTAATTGTGGGATCATTAATGGACCGCCAGAATCACCAGTGCATGAATCTTTTTCAGTTTTACCATAACCAGCACATATGTGTGTTTTTTGAATAACACGTTGTGTTTTAATTGCACTCATTAATGATTTTGAACAACGGGCATTTGCAACAACTGGTACTTGTAAGCCCATTAAATCGTCACTACGTTCACCCTCTGTAAACaagtatttttacatttttgatttttaatttcgtaCGGGTATACATCTTTATAATCAAAACTAGGCGATGCCTTATTGTGTTGCTGAAGAAATCTATAGGCCTGTGGAtcttatgatattttataaattgtgacTCAATAAATCTTAGCCTGTGGGTCTCAtggaattttataaactttgataTTAGCACGGAATTTACTTGTGAAAAATAACCAATagcagagttaattgttgaaataccctgtataaagaTGCctgtcaatatttattattaactgatATTGTTCACATTTTTTTACAGGGTACAGTAGTAAATTAGTATTGGCGTGAACACTGTATGGTTTCGACGATTTgctcaaaaaattgtaaacatagATGATGTATATCGGAACATGAGCAACAGCTAGGACTCATGAGCCGAAGTGAATACTTCTGGGGAATAGTACTATTTAACACTGTAATGTCACTGATGCTACTAATGGCATACCCgcaattaaaatgataatataagttaagaataatagagtgattagcagtgtgacaacaaacatagcgATTACATCTAGACTGACTAGGATCGTAGATCAATAATGAATATTGATAAACACGCCAAAACCATACAAGGGAAAACAAGAAGCATTGCGACATCTGCAACGTAGTATGAGACTCAAGACCATACTGTCGAGTTGAATTTACTATTTACTAATGTAAGTTGTATCAAACTTTTTATATCATACAATGTATtgagtattgtaaataacgccaaAATTATGGATCTGACGGcaatattatcataaatttttttgggtatCTGTCCCTAAACCAtagcattgtaataaacattGACTATTCATTGAGTAACTGAACTAATTCAGGCACCACAGTTTCTCAAATTTGGtttcttctttaatatttttaagcgttataaactatAGACTAAATTCATATATTTGATAAATGCAGGGAATATTAATTTTGAGTTTGGCACGTTTATGTCTTTGGGTATTGTTAGGAAGGATGTACGTATTTTTCTTTCCTTTCTGTGCTGAGCTCTATTGCTTTATTAAACGCagcttaaattatttgtaagttATCATCATTAAAAGATGTGAAAGTTAATTGGCATATTGACACACagcgattaaaaaaatatgatatttttaaaaagagaagGCATATCAacagaatttatttatatagacaAGATAAAAAACTTACTCCAAGCAGTTAATCCCCATCCAGCTACGAATGGATAATAACgaacaaattgatttttacgCATGGCAGGTTGTGTTGGTAAACAGATAAACCCACAGTTTGctgtaaatatacaaataaaataagaatttttacttttgagagTCTGTGTTTATTAAACTTACGTGTGTTTACAGCATTGAATTCTGGTTTATCATACCAATTAACTTTAAGGATGGCAATGTCATGTATCATAAGTTTTTTGTTGTAACCTTCATGAGACAATTTAGCAATAACATCACCTTCATTTTCATAAGTACcccaaatatttaatagacCTGCACGGACtttaattctaaaacaaataaaaaatcattatatataaCACTAAATGAACGCAATCTAAGTCGGTGAAAATATGGAACTgtgtactaaataaaattaattaaagaaaatttggcAATATAATTATGTCCACTCGTCCGGCTATTTACGTTACTTTTAAGTGTCATATGTAAGTTTTGAACAGGCAGACACGAATACTGAAAGTGACACAAAGTTCCTAAAAATCAACCGAGAAGCTTTGAACTTCCACTGAAAATCTTGCACTTAATACATATTTCTGctgtaaagaaataaaaaacacttcgAATGTAACTTACAAGTCATCTGTAATACAATGAGCTGCAGTTAAAACATGAGCTTGTGATATTAAAGATCCACCACATTTCCATTCAATGCCATAGTAATTATCAATTTCACCATAACCCAAAACAGTCATCCATGGGAATTGACCTTCTTTCACTTCAAATCCACCAACAATACGTGAATAAGCACTATCACTGAATGAACGTCCACAGGTTTTTAAATCTGGTAATGAATATTTAGTGCTTTGCAATGCGGTTGTTAGTGATACATTTGATTGTAAATCTTCAATACCACAACACACAATCATTGTTTTAGGATTTTCAGTGGAACTACCACAAATTGTTGCTGAAGCATTCATAAATTCTTCGCTCTCTTCAATTGTTTGTTCTTTGTATGCGACATATGTGTGTAGTGCTGGACAGGCACGAATTGGGATACAAACTCCATTATCTCCATCCGGTGTTAAACATTTTCTAGTTGTTGGACGTGCTGAAAATTATGCAAGTTATCGTAAACTATTGTAAACTATTAAAttacaatgaatttattattggattttttggAAAAAGATTACACCTGATAGAATTTATTGTTCCAATACAGTGAGtgctttaaatgttttaaattattgagatttttaaattacacCATAAAGatactatacaaaagagaaataaataaagaaaggaTATAATACGAGATACTATGCAAGATAATATACTTCGAGCTAAATCTATAGAGATTatgaaacaataattaaaaaagttcaataatttgaaatagttgaattatcataaaataaagttcaaaaactaaaaccccaacTCTTACGAAAttgtgctcttaaaagtatgaaaacaagaaagtaATTTCAT
This genomic interval from Chrysoperla carnea chromosome 1, inChrCarn1.1, whole genome shotgun sequence contains the following:
- the LOC123305606 gene encoding venom protease-like, which gives rise to MELLKVVFVLVATLWIAEGARPTTRKCLTPDGDNGVCIPIRACPALHTYVAYKEQTIEESEEFMNASATICGSSTENPKTMIVCCGIEDLQSNVSLTTALQSTKYSLPDLKTCGRSFSDSAYSRIVGGFEVKEGQFPWMTVLGYGEIDNYYGIEWKCGGSLISQAHVLTAAHCITDDLIKVRAGLLNIWGTYENEGDVIAKLSHEGYNKKLMIHDIAILKVNWYDKPEFNAVNTPNCGFICLPTQPAMRKNQFVRYYPFVAGWGLTAWKGERSDDLMGLQVPVVANARCSKSLMSAIKTQRVIQKTHICAGYGKTEKDSCTGDSGGPLMIPQLSEDGHTQYFQIGVVSWGHQCAVKGLPGIYTRITEYIEWIQSHMNM